The genomic stretch ATCAGCCGTGCCGCCCCACCGAGACGGGCCGGCGGCTTTGCCAGCACGTCGATCGCGTACGCCTGCTCGAGCAGGAACTACAAGGCGCACTGCCGACGCTGGCGCCAGAGGGCGCCGCCCGCGTTGCGCTGCCCATTGCCGTAAATGCGGACAGCCTGGCGACGTGGCTCGCACCTGCAATCGCCACGTTTGCAGCGGCACACCCGGTGTTGATGGAGGTGGCTGTCGATGACCAGGATCACACCAGTGAATGGCTGCGCAGCGGTGCCGTGCTGGCAGCCGTTACCGCCACCGCGCGGCCGGCCACGGGCTGCAATAGCCGCCCGCTCGGGGCTATGCGCTATCTGGCCGCGGCCAGCCCGGCATTCGTGCAGAACTATTTCGCAGACGGGGTTGGCGCAGGCGAGCTGTCGAAAGCGCCCTGCCTTGTGTTCAACACCAAGGACGCATTGCAGGCCAC from Ralstonia pickettii encodes the following:
- a CDS encoding LysR family transcriptional regulator ArgP codes for the protein MLDYSALAALAAVIREGSFERAARALNVTPSAISQRIRLLEERVGCALVVRDQPCRPTETGRRLCQHVDRVRLLEQELQGALPTLAPEGAARVALPIAVNADSLATWLAPAIATFAAAHPVLMEVAVDDQDHTSEWLRSGAVLAAVTATARPATGCNSRPLGAMRYLAAASPAFVQNYFADGVGAGELSKAPCLVFNTKDALQATWARRLCHRHVELPRHLLPSSQAFVTAAVAGMGWGLHPHALIAQHLEDGSLVELVPDTPLDVPLHWQHARAASTLLDELSREVLTAARAALLAP